In one window of Agrobacterium larrymoorei DNA:
- the thiS gene encoding sulfur carrier protein ThiS, translating into MRIHVNGEEHDLTTATLSELLSVLDYEGDWLATAVNGDLVHAEDRPDFHLKAFDRIEILSPMQGG; encoded by the coding sequence ATGCGAATTCACGTCAACGGCGAAGAGCATGATCTCACCACAGCAACACTCTCGGAGCTTCTGAGCGTGCTCGACTACGAGGGCGATTGGCTGGCGACGGCGGTCAATGGCGATCTCGTCCATGCCGAAGACCGCCCCGATTTTCACCTGAAGGCTTTCGACAGGATCGAAATCCTCTCGCCCATGCAGGGAGGATGA
- a CDS encoding P1 family peptidase, whose product MPPLNNLLIDIDGVAVGHATDLTLGSGVTAIVFDEPAIASGSTLGGAPGGRDTALLDPLMTVDAVDAFVLSGGSAFGLDAAGGVQAGLRENGRGLKVGATRVPIVPQAILMDLLNGGDKDWGLHSPYREMGYEAFKAASRKPFPLGTVGAGTGATTATFKGGLGSASAKTSSGVGIAAVVAVNAMGSATVGSSQHFWAAAFERGGEFGGLGLPPEFADADSAMRIKGVTLTATTIGAVVTDAVLTKAQAHRLSIMAHGGLARAILPSHLASDGDTMFAAATGRRPLQEVAEFHELCHLATLVMARAIARGVFEATALPHEGAQPSWQDRFGAAHP is encoded by the coding sequence ATGCCGCCCTTGAACAATCTCCTGATCGACATCGACGGTGTTGCGGTGGGTCACGCGACCGACCTGACTTTGGGTTCCGGCGTCACCGCCATCGTGTTCGATGAGCCCGCAATCGCCTCCGGCTCCACCCTTGGCGGTGCGCCGGGCGGGCGGGATACGGCGCTGCTCGATCCATTGATGACAGTGGACGCCGTCGATGCGTTCGTTCTGTCCGGCGGTTCCGCTTTCGGTCTGGATGCTGCCGGTGGGGTACAGGCGGGATTGCGGGAAAACGGGCGCGGGCTTAAGGTTGGAGCGACCCGCGTGCCTATCGTTCCGCAGGCTATTTTGATGGATTTGCTGAATGGCGGAGACAAGGACTGGGGTCTTCATTCGCCCTATCGTGAGATGGGATATGAGGCCTTCAAGGCCGCGTCCCGCAAGCCTTTTCCACTCGGTACGGTTGGCGCAGGGACGGGTGCCACGACGGCTACATTCAAAGGCGGGCTTGGCTCTGCCAGCGCGAAAACCTCTTCCGGTGTTGGAATAGCCGCAGTCGTTGCCGTCAACGCCATGGGCTCCGCGACAGTTGGGTCCAGCCAGCATTTCTGGGCTGCTGCCTTCGAAAGAGGCGGCGAATTTGGCGGGTTGGGCCTGCCGCCGGAATTTGCCGACGCGGACAGTGCTATGCGCATCAAGGGCGTCACGTTGACCGCAACCACCATTGGCGCAGTAGTGACGGATGCGGTTTTGACCAAGGCGCAGGCGCATCGTCTATCTATTATGGCGCATGGCGGGCTAGCGCGCGCCATCCTGCCCTCGCATCTCGCCAGCGATGGCGACACAATGTTTGCAGCGGCGACTGGCCGGAGGCCGCTGCAGGAGGTCGCGGAGTTTCACGAACTTTGCCACCTCGCAACGCTTGTCATGGCACGCGCCATCGCGCGGGGTGTGTTCGAAGCAACAGCGCTGCCGCATGAGGGCGCGCAACCGTCATGGCAGGATCGTTTCGGAGCGGCACATCCATGA
- the modA gene encoding molybdate ABC transporter substrate-binding protein: MRRFVLKTAFVAVTGAWLAAAGVSSPVLAQDKVTVFAAASMKNALDAANAEWAKESGNEATASYAASSALAKQIEAGAPADLFISADLAWMDYVAGKKLIKEDTRTNLLGNRLVLVAAADKAKPVEIKQGFDLSSLVGDGKLAMGAVDSVPAGKYGKAALEKLGVWSSVEGKVAGAESVRAALVLVSRGEAPYGIVYQTDAAADPGVKIVGTFPQDSHEPIIYPVAILSESKSPAAAAYLEFLKSAKAAPFFESQGFTILK, translated from the coding sequence ATGAGACGTTTCGTTCTGAAGACCGCTTTTGTTGCCGTAACGGGCGCCTGGCTGGCAGCGGCTGGCGTTTCCTCGCCGGTTCTGGCGCAGGATAAGGTGACTGTTTTTGCTGCCGCCAGCATGAAGAATGCGCTTGATGCGGCGAATGCGGAGTGGGCGAAGGAAAGCGGCAATGAAGCAACCGCCTCCTATGCCGCAAGCTCGGCACTGGCCAAGCAGATCGAAGCAGGCGCGCCTGCCGATCTCTTCATCTCTGCAGATCTCGCATGGATGGATTATGTTGCTGGCAAGAAGCTGATCAAGGAAGATACGCGCACCAATCTCCTCGGCAACCGCCTCGTTCTGGTGGCCGCGGCAGACAAGGCAAAGCCTGTCGAAATCAAACAGGGCTTCGATCTCTCCAGTCTCGTTGGTGATGGCAAGCTTGCCATGGGCGCTGTCGATAGCGTTCCGGCTGGCAAGTATGGCAAGGCCGCGCTTGAAAAGCTTGGCGTCTGGTCTTCCGTTGAAGGCAAGGTGGCAGGGGCGGAAAGCGTGCGCGCGGCACTCGTTCTCGTTTCTCGCGGTGAGGCGCCCTATGGTATCGTTTATCAGACGGATGCGGCTGCCGATCCGGGCGTGAAGATCGTCGGCACATTCCCGCAGGACAGCCATGAGCCGATCATCTATCCGGTGGCGATCCTGTCTGAATCCAAGAGCCCGGCAGCAGCCGCCTATCTTGAATTCCTGAAGTCCGCCAAGGCCGCTCCTTTCTTCGAAAGCCAAGGCTTTACCATTCTGAAGTAA
- a CDS encoding NAD(P)/FAD-dependent oxidoreductase, which yields MYDNPRSHGLWEKTAPLPPETSALEGHVRTDVVIVGGGFTGLSAALHLAERGIKATVLEAREIGFGGAGRNVGLINGGMWVMPKELPNVLGPIYGERLLDLLGNAPFLVRELIEKHRIECELEKNGTLHCAVGDAGLAEIRERCAQWAARGAPVRILDAAETAARIGSNAYAGALLDERAGTLQPLAYVRGLAAAAQRAGAVIHTSSPVIATEQDGAGWKVITEKGSVSADWIIVATEAYSTGPWKIIREEQTYLPYFNFATKPLGDNLRKSILPNREGCWDTKEILSSFRMDKAGRLVFGSVGALRNTGAAVHRAWAKRSLKRLFPQIGDVEFECEWYGQIGMTDNAVPRFHKFANNVIGFCGYNGRGIAPGTVFGKTLAAHVAGEIAEDDLPLPITEQKAQSLRTLKEAYYEAGAQIAHFAGERF from the coding sequence ATGTACGATAATCCCCGCTCTCACGGTCTCTGGGAAAAGACGGCGCCTCTGCCGCCAGAGACGTCCGCGCTCGAAGGCCATGTGCGAACGGATGTCGTGATCGTTGGCGGCGGCTTCACCGGCCTCTCGGCGGCGCTTCATCTTGCCGAACGCGGCATCAAGGCCACAGTTCTGGAAGCCAGGGAAATCGGCTTCGGCGGCGCGGGCCGCAATGTCGGCCTCATCAATGGCGGCATGTGGGTGATGCCGAAGGAGCTGCCGAACGTGCTTGGCCCCATTTACGGAGAGCGACTGCTGGACCTGCTCGGCAACGCCCCATTCCTTGTCCGGGAGCTTATCGAGAAACACCGGATCGAATGCGAACTGGAAAAGAACGGAACGCTGCACTGTGCCGTGGGCGATGCCGGTCTTGCGGAAATTCGTGAGCGCTGCGCCCAGTGGGCAGCGCGCGGCGCACCCGTTCGCATTCTCGATGCGGCTGAAACCGCAGCCCGCATTGGTTCCAATGCCTATGCGGGCGCGCTTCTCGATGAGCGCGCCGGAACACTCCAGCCGCTTGCCTATGTCCGAGGGCTTGCTGCAGCGGCTCAAAGGGCGGGTGCTGTAATCCACACGTCCAGCCCTGTTATCGCAACCGAGCAGGACGGTGCTGGCTGGAAGGTAATCACGGAAAAAGGTTCAGTCTCCGCTGACTGGATCATCGTGGCGACGGAAGCTTACAGCACCGGGCCATGGAAAATCATTCGCGAAGAGCAGACCTACCTGCCCTACTTCAATTTTGCGACGAAACCGCTCGGCGACAATCTGCGCAAAAGCATTCTGCCCAACCGTGAAGGCTGCTGGGATACCAAGGAAATCCTGTCCTCCTTCCGCATGGACAAGGCTGGACGCCTCGTCTTTGGTAGCGTCGGTGCGCTGCGCAACACCGGTGCCGCCGTCCACCGCGCCTGGGCGAAACGCTCGCTGAAACGCCTCTTTCCGCAGATCGGCGATGTCGAATTCGAATGTGAATGGTACGGCCAGATCGGCATGACCGACAATGCAGTCCCCCGCTTCCACAAATTCGCAAACAACGTCATCGGCTTCTGCGGCTACAACGGTCGCGGGATCGCACCCGGCACGGTATTCGGCAAAACGCTGGCCGCCCATGTGGCGGGCGAAATCGCCGAAGACGATCTGCCGCTACCAATTACAGAACAAAAAGCACAAAGCCTGCGCACGCTGAAGGAAGCCTATTACGAAGCGGGCGCGCAGATTGCGCATTTTGCGGGGGAGCGGTTTTAG
- a CDS encoding thiazole synthase, protein MLRLYDRDVSSRLLLGTARYPSPAVLADAVRAAKTDILTISLRRETAGGKKGGQFFELIRELDRLILPNTAGCHTAKEAVLTAKMAREVFKTNWIKLEVIGHHDTLQPDVFGLVEAARILSDEGFEVFPYTTDDLVVAEKLIDAGCKVLMPWCAPIGSAMGPLNITALRSMRAHFPDVPMIVDAGLGRPSHAATVMELGYDAVLLNTAVAGAGNPVIMAGAFAKAVTAGREAYLSGMLEPRDMAVPSTPVIGTAVFS, encoded by the coding sequence ATGTTGAGACTTTACGATCGCGACGTCAGTTCCCGCCTTCTGCTCGGAACGGCGCGTTACCCATCGCCCGCCGTTCTGGCCGATGCCGTGCGCGCAGCCAAGACGGATATTCTGACCATTTCCCTTCGCCGTGAGACCGCAGGGGGCAAAAAGGGCGGACAGTTTTTCGAACTGATCCGCGAGCTGGATCGCCTCATCCTGCCCAACACGGCGGGGTGCCATACGGCAAAGGAAGCCGTGCTGACGGCCAAGATGGCGCGGGAAGTGTTCAAGACCAACTGGATCAAGCTGGAAGTGATCGGGCATCACGATACGCTTCAGCCGGATGTGTTTGGACTGGTGGAAGCTGCGCGCATTCTCTCCGACGAAGGTTTCGAGGTCTTCCCCTATACGACGGACGATCTGGTCGTGGCGGAAAAACTGATCGATGCGGGCTGCAAGGTGCTGATGCCATGGTGCGCGCCCATCGGCAGTGCCATGGGGCCGCTCAACATCACGGCGCTGAGATCGATGCGGGCGCATTTTCCAGATGTGCCAATGATCGTGGATGCAGGCCTTGGCCGCCCTTCGCATGCAGCAACCGTTATGGAGCTTGGTTACGATGCCGTGCTGCTGAATACGGCGGTGGCTGGTGCGGGTAATCCCGTCATCATGGCTGGCGCATTCGCTAAGGCGGTGACGGCTGGGCGCGAGGCCTACCTTTCCGGCATGCTGGAGCCGCGCGATATGGCGGTTCCCTCCACCCCTGTCATAGGTACGGCGGTGTTCTCCTGA
- the modB gene encoding molybdate ABC transporter permease subunit translates to MDWLSLSAEEWTAIRLSLWVSTIAMFASLPFGILIALALARGQFWGKSLLNGIVHLPLILPPVVTGFILLIMFGRRGVIGQFLDQYFGIVFSFRWTGAALACAVMAFPLMVRSIRLSIEAVDRKLEEAAGTLGASPIWVFLTVTLPLTLPGIIAGMILAFAKAMGEFGATITFVSNIPGETQTLSAAIYTFTQVPGGDAGALRLTLVAVAISMIALLASEFLGRIIGKRVMAE, encoded by the coding sequence TTGGACTGGTTATCGCTGAGTGCGGAAGAATGGACGGCGATACGCCTGAGCCTCTGGGTGTCCACTATCGCCATGTTTGCGAGCCTTCCCTTCGGTATTCTCATTGCATTGGCTCTGGCGCGTGGCCAGTTCTGGGGAAAATCTCTCCTGAACGGTATTGTCCATCTTCCGCTGATCCTGCCGCCGGTGGTGACCGGCTTTATTCTGCTGATCATGTTCGGGCGGCGCGGCGTTATCGGCCAGTTTCTGGATCAATATTTCGGCATCGTCTTTTCTTTTCGCTGGACAGGTGCGGCGCTCGCCTGCGCCGTCATGGCATTTCCGCTGATGGTTCGCTCCATCCGCCTCTCTATCGAAGCCGTAGACCGCAAGCTGGAGGAAGCTGCGGGAACGCTGGGGGCGAGCCCAATCTGGGTATTTTTGACGGTCACGCTACCGTTGACCCTGCCGGGCATCATCGCAGGCATGATCCTCGCTTTCGCCAAGGCCATGGGTGAATTCGGCGCAACGATTACCTTCGTCTCCAATATTCCCGGTGAAACGCAGACGCTTTCCGCAGCCATCTACACCTTCACGCAGGTTCCCGGCGGTGATGCGGGCGCGCTGAGGCTGACGCTCGTCGCCGTCGCCATTTCGATGATCGCGCTTCTCGCTTCCGAATTCCTGGGCCGCATCATCGGTAAAAGGGTGATGGCCGAATGA
- a CDS encoding Lrp/AsnC ligand binding domain-containing protein, whose translation MKPIFVQLQCTPGKTYEVADAIYKTELVSELYSTSGEFDLLLKIYVEADQDIGKFISDNIVSIPGIVRSLTTLTFTAF comes from the coding sequence ATGAAGCCCATCTTCGTTCAGCTTCAGTGCACACCCGGCAAGACCTATGAGGTTGCCGATGCCATCTACAAGACCGAACTGGTGTCGGAGCTTTATTCCACCAGTGGGGAGTTCGATCTGTTGCTGAAGATTTATGTGGAAGCGGATCAGGATATCGGGAAGTTCATTAGCGACAATATCGTCAGCATTCCCGGTATCGTAAGGTCGCTGACTACACTGACATTTACAGCCTTCTAA
- a CDS encoding winged helix-turn-helix domain-containing protein, which produces MSDQSLKPVLRVDFPPNERLGRGKIELMELIASTGSISAAGRAMDMSYRRAWLLVDALNHMFNQTVIESQRGGKQGGGAGLTPFGEELLARYRGMESRMQDALRADIDWLEANRSREGGDAQ; this is translated from the coding sequence ATGAGCGATCAGTCTCTCAAGCCGGTTCTTCGTGTCGATTTTCCACCGAATGAGCGTCTCGGACGCGGCAAGATCGAGCTGATGGAGTTGATCGCTTCCACCGGTTCCATTTCCGCTGCCGGGCGGGCAATGGACATGTCCTACCGCCGGGCATGGCTTCTGGTGGATGCTCTGAACCATATGTTCAATCAAACCGTCATCGAATCGCAACGGGGTGGCAAGCAGGGTGGCGGGGCGGGTCTCACGCCCTTTGGCGAAGAATTGCTGGCCCGCTATCGCGGCATGGAAAGCCGTATGCAGGATGCGCTTCGGGCTGATATCGACTGGCTGGAAGCCAATCGTAGCCGTGAAGGTGGAGACGCTCAGTAG
- the modC gene encoding molybdenum ABC transporter ATP-binding protein, whose protein sequence is MTLLFDVKHRLGDFTLDAQLTAGEGVTALFGRSGSGKTSAIRIIAGLTKPDQGRIELDGEVLADSEKRIFSPAHKRGFGYVFQEARLFPHLTVEQNLHYGRWFSGKSAEDVESAKVIEMLGIGALLKRRPENLSGGEKQRVAIGRALLVQPRLLLMDEPLAALDEARKAEIIPYLERLRDETKIPIIYVSHSVSEVSRLADRVVVMKDGRVDAEGAASEILSRPAFSTHLERREAGSILSGKVETFDARHGLAIVRLKGTSLQVPAKAAEPGKPVRVHVPARDVMLGTVKPEGLSALNILQGHIADIATFEDGMAMVQVDCGGDIILSRITSLSAERLSLTEGSTVFAVVKSAALDPY, encoded by the coding sequence ATGACCCTACTTTTCGATGTAAAACACAGGCTCGGCGATTTCACGCTTGATGCGCAGCTGACCGCCGGCGAAGGCGTCACCGCGCTCTTCGGGCGTTCGGGCTCCGGGAAAACATCCGCCATCCGCATCATCGCCGGTTTGACGAAACCAGATCAGGGCCGCATCGAACTGGATGGAGAGGTTCTGGCCGATAGCGAAAAGCGCATCTTCAGTCCCGCACACAAACGGGGCTTCGGCTATGTGTTTCAGGAAGCGCGGCTCTTTCCGCATCTGACCGTGGAGCAGAACCTGCATTATGGCCGCTGGTTTTCCGGCAAATCCGCAGAAGACGTAGAGTCGGCCAAAGTCATCGAGATGCTGGGCATCGGTGCACTGCTGAAGCGCAGGCCGGAAAATCTCTCCGGTGGGGAAAAACAGCGTGTCGCCATAGGTCGCGCGCTTCTCGTTCAGCCGCGCCTGCTTTTGATGGACGAGCCGCTTGCGGCGCTGGATGAGGCACGCAAGGCGGAGATCATTCCTTATCTGGAGCGGCTGCGCGACGAGACGAAAATCCCCATCATCTATGTCAGCCATTCGGTCAGCGAAGTCTCCCGGCTGGCGGACCGCGTGGTGGTGATGAAGGACGGCAGGGTGGATGCGGAAGGTGCCGCTTCGGAAATCCTCTCGCGCCCAGCCTTCAGCACGCATCTGGAACGGCGGGAAGCAGGTAGCATTCTCTCCGGCAAGGTGGAGACATTCGATGCCCGCCACGGCCTTGCCATCGTTCGTCTGAAGGGCACGAGCTTGCAGGTTCCCGCGAAAGCGGCAGAGCCGGGAAAGCCCGTGCGCGTGCATGTGCCTGCGCGTGATGTGATGCTAGGGACAGTTAAGCCCGAGGGTCTGAGCGCGCTGAACATTCTTCAAGGCCACATCGCCGATATCGCAACGTTTGAAGACGGCATGGCGATGGTGCAGGTGGATTGCGGCGGCGATATCATCCTGTCGCGCATCACCAGCCTCTCCGCAGAGCGGCTGTCGCTGACAGAGGGAAGCACTGTCTTCGCCGTCGTCAAATCGGCGGCGCTCGATCCCTACTGA